The Laspinema palackyanum D2c region CTCCGTTGAAGCTGGGAGGCCACACCATCGAACACGCTCCCCTAGAATGCGATAAGTTCCGGTGGGCTACCGTCCTGCGCGAAGGCACGGGTTATGCCAGCACGATTGAACTGGCAGGGGACGAACTGATTCACGGTGACTTCGAGATGGTCAATGTCGGATTTGTGGATTCCAACCAAGACCTCAACCTCGAACAGCAGTTCCAGCAGCGCATCGAACGCATCGTTCTCCAAACGCTCCTCTATTTGCAAATTCGACCCGATGACTTGACCCCTCCGGCTCCAGCGGCAATTTCCACCAAAGGTCAAGGATTTTCTAGCGGCAAGTCTAAATCGGAACGCTTTAGCCCCTTGATGATTGGTCAGCAGTTTCAGCCCAAAACTGAACGGGCTACGGGTACAGCCCACTCCACCCATGCCACTCCCCGGACTCATTGGCGTAAGGGTCATTGGCGCAGGGTGGCGATTGGGGAAGGACGGCAGCAGCGAGAGTGGCGCTGGATTCAGCCGGTGTTGGTGAATGGGTGAGGTTTGGAATGTGCAATTAGGTGTAGGTGTTTGAAGTGGATATCAATGCGGCGATCAACACGCGCTATCATGACCAACCCGAGCAAAACTGGTTCGGTGGTTGGCAGTTGCGGCGGGTTGAATAAGCGATCGCTCTCAACTTAGACTACTTCCTCGGGTCATTCGACGCAATCCACACCTAGAGGCTGTTTCCAGATTGGAATTGGACCGTGACCGTGACCGTGACACTAGCTAAAAACTGAAAAGGGTTACAGGTTGTCTGTGGCGATCGCATCCTTGCACTTCTAAGAATCAATGGAATTTGCTCATGGTGACGACATTCTGCATAATTTTCCCAAGCGGTGTTCGCCAAGGGATCGCCTAGAAATAAGAAATACCTCCCACCGGACCCCATCTCGAACTTTACTCCCAACGGGTGACTAAATCCTGGGCAGCTTGCCGGTGTTGTTGGACTAATTCAGGAGGAGACAGGACCATCGCGTTGTTCATGTAGCGATAGACCCACAGCAGAAACTCTTTGAAAGAGCGCCGGGGTAGTGGCACGATGTAATCGATATATTCAATTTGGCCCGTCTCATTTTTGGGACCGAGTTTAATTTTTTGTTGCCGATGGCGGCAGTCCCCTTCCCGGATAAACTCCATCACCGGACTGAAAAATCGGACCTTGACGGGTTCCAACGTTAAAGTCCCGGCTAATTCTGCTGCTTGTTCCTCCGGGTCACCCAAGTATAATCCCCAACCATTTTGCAAGAGTTGATGGGCATTTTTCAGGCTTTGGGATTGATGTTCGAGGGTACGGTGCTGAGTGAGCAACTGGCAGTAGTCGCCAAAGCGGTCGAATCGACCGATCGCCAGATGGCCGGTCTCACAATATTCGTAAATCAAATACCAAGCGATATCATGGTACACCAGTTGCAGAGGCCAGAGTCGCAAAAGACCGACCAACCCGCGACCATACGGGTCACGTTTGCGGGAAAGTTCGAGCGCCTGAGCGGAGGCGATTGCTTCCTCCACCGTTGCTTGCTGATGAAATAAGGTGTTTTGATTGTTCCCCCGTTTCATCATCTCCAGTGGGTCTGTTTCCATGATGGCTCGATTCAGATGTTGGCGTACTGGGTAAGAAAATTGCCCCCCGCTCGCCAATTCCATCCCGCGCAACCGCCGAGATAACAGGTCGTGAAGCTGACGCGCTTGGGGATTACCTTGGTATTTACCTTGCGATTCCAAGGCACACATCATCACCTGCAACTGTTCTTGGCTCATCACGCCAGTTCCCAGGTAGTATCCCCAACGATAAATCCGGCGCTCAAGGATGCCGTAGTCTCGCAAGCATTGTAAATCTTTGCGAAGGGTGGCAGTTGCCGGATAGCCTGGAGCCAATTCCATTCCCAAACTCGCCGCCAACTCGCGAAATTTTTTTTGGACACCTTGCAGCGCATCGCCGGAGTGACTTTCCCGTTCCTCTTTATGTCCGACGCCGGGATAGTGAACCAGGGCCGCAATCAGCAACATCAACCGCTCAAAACTGCTGCGGTCGGAATAAGGGTGGGGGGTCGGTTTCTTGGCCATGCGGGTTACCTTTTTTTTTGGGGAATGTCAAGGTAATGGCAATATTGACACAGTTTGTTAACAATGGCGAAATCTGTTCACTTGTAAAGGTTTGTATCGTTTTGCAATAATTTGGATACATATCTTCAAATTTCAGACAACCCTAGAAAAAACTGATAAATTTAGGGTTAATCGGGTTTTTGTGCGCGCCATTGGGTTCGTACATCGCGAGAGTCCTACTCTCATTAAATAATGTCACGGGCAAACCTTGCATATTGGAGCAATTGCTTCCCTAGAGAAGAAGCAGAATCCTTATGGCATTCCCAGGTGGAGGCTGGGAACGGCAAGAAATTCTAAGAATGCCCAGAAAATTGCGTAATTTTTCCCAAATATTCCGATAGGTAAACAGAAGGCGACGGCTTGCGTTAATTCCCCGCCGGTCCATTCATCTCAAGAAAAATCAACAAACCATGACAAATACACCCTATTGGCAAGCGAAAATCTGGGGATTGCTCCATGATCCAGCGCTCAAAGCATTGCAGACGAATGTAGGACGCGGTAGCGAGGGAGCATGGTCATCTTTGGCTTGCATGGAGGGCTGGATATCTCCGAAAGCCAAATCTCATAAGGAGTCTGTCTATAGTAGCAACTGGTTGAAAGAAATTAGCTTGTGCGATTTGATTGCTTCAGCCAGCGATCGCGCTGCCCTGGGTCGTCTGCCCGGTCATAAAGCAGTAGATTATGACGAGAACGGCTTAGAAATCAAGCATCTACTTTCGGGAGCCAAACAAACCCTTAAATTAGCCGAATGGCACGATTTCTTGCTCAATGACAAGACTAATCGAAGCAAATGGTTAGCGGAAGTGGAAACGATTTTGATTCCCGAAAGTATCCGCACCTGTACGGATGCGCGGCAAGTCTACTGGTGGTTATGGCGCTGCTATCCTGTGGCCCTCTCCCGCGCCTTGGACCAGACGGCTAATCTCTCAGAAGAATCCACGTTGCCC contains the following coding sequences:
- a CDS encoding helix-turn-helix transcriptional regulator; the protein is MAKKPTPHPYSDRSSFERLMLLIAALVHYPGVGHKEERESHSGDALQGVQKKFRELAASLGMELAPGYPATATLRKDLQCLRDYGILERRIYRWGYYLGTGVMSQEQLQVMMCALESQGKYQGNPQARQLHDLLSRRLRGMELASGGQFSYPVRQHLNRAIMETDPLEMMKRGNNQNTLFHQQATVEEAIASAQALELSRKRDPYGRGLVGLLRLWPLQLVYHDIAWYLIYEYCETGHLAIGRFDRFGDYCQLLTQHRTLEHQSQSLKNAHQLLQNGWGLYLGDPEEQAAELAGTLTLEPVKVRFFSPVMEFIREGDCRHRQQKIKLGPKNETGQIEYIDYIVPLPRRSFKEFLLWVYRYMNNAMVLSPPELVQQHRQAAQDLVTRWE